One genomic region from Lynx canadensis isolate LIC74 chromosome E1, mLynCan4.pri.v2, whole genome shotgun sequence encodes:
- the TSR1 gene encoding pre-rRNA-processing protein TSR1 homolog, translating to MAAHRSGPLKQQNKAHKGGRHRGRGSAQRDGKGRLALKVLSRKVRKELSRVDQRHRASQLRKQKKEAVLAEKRQLGSKDGPPHQVLVVPLHDRISLPEAFRLLQDKDTGTVHLNEWGSTHSFVLLCPRLKHRWYFTSARPGDLHAVLDMAKVADTILFLLDPLEGWDSTGDYCLSCLFAQGLPTYTLAVQGISGLPPRKQIDTRKKLSKAVEKRFPDDKLLLLDTQQEAQMLLRQLANQKQRHLAFRDRRAYMFAHAADFVPSEENNLVGTLKISGYIRGQTLNVNSLLHIIGQGDFQMKQIDAPIDPFLLNPRVVKSQNSGAAMEICAMDAVVDMEEDLKVLMKADPERQESLQTEVIPDPMEGEQTWPTEEELNEANDCLKESSKVVKKVPKGTSSYQAEWILDEDGESGGEDEYDDTEHEDFIEEESQDESSEKEEEEECETMTIGESVHDDLYDENVDEEAEEKMLEKYKQERLQEMFPDEVDTPRDVAARIRFQKYRGLKSFRTSPWDPKENLPQDYARIFQFQNFTSTRKRIFKEIEEKEVEGAEVGWYVTLHVSEVPISVIEYFKRGAPLIVFSLLPHEQKMSVLNMVVSRHPGNTEPVKAKEELIFHCGFRRFRASPLFSQHTAADKHKFQRFLTADVALVATVYGPITFPPASVLLFKQNSNGMHSLIATGHLLSVDPDRMVIKRVVLSGHPFKIFTKMAVVRYMFFNREDVLWFKPVELRTKWGRRGHIKEPLGTHGHMKCSFDGKLKSQDTVLMNLYKRVFPKWTYDPYVPEPVPWMKSEISSTVPEVDME from the exons ATGGCGGCCCACCGTTCTGGCCCTCTTAAGCAGCAGAATAAAGCTCATAAAGGCGGGCGGCATCGGGGTCGGGGATCCGCGCAGCGGGACGGCAAGG GCCGTCTAGCACTGAAGGTCCTAAGCAGGAAAGTGAGAAAAGAGCTCAGCAGAGTAGACCAGAGGCATCGCGCCAGCCAGCTCCGAAAGCAGAAGAAGGAGGCG GTTCTGGCAGAGAAAAGACAGCTGGGCAGCAAGGATGGTCCTCCTCATCAGGTGCTGGTAGTGCCTCTGCATGACAGGATTTCCTTGCCGGAGGCCTTTAGGCTGCTTCAGGATAAGGACACTGGAACAGTACACTTGAATGAGTGGGGAAGCACCCATAGCTTTGTGCTGTTATGCCCCCGCTTGAAACATCGGTGGTATTTCACATCTGCAAGGCCAG GGGATCTGCACGCTGTGTTAGACATGGCTAAAGTGGCGGATACCATCCTTTTTCTCCTTGATCCACTAGAAGGCTGGGACAGCACTGGGGATTACTGCCTTTCCTGCCTTTTTGCCCAGGGCCTTCCTACCTATA CACTAGCTGTCCAGGGGATTTCTGGCCTCCCACCAAGGAAACAAATAGATACCAGAAAGAAGCTAAGTAAAGCAGTGGAAAAGCGCTTTCCTGATGACAAACTTCTCCTGTTAGACACACAACAGGAGGCACAGATGCTGCTCAGGCAGTTGGCTAACCAAAAGCAACGACATCTTGCCTTTCGAGATCGACGGGCCTACATGTTTGCTCATGCTGCTGACTTTGTGCCTAGTGAAGAAAATAACTTGGTGGGCACCTTGAAAATCTCAGGCTATATTCGTGGACAGACTCTGAATGTAAATAGCTTGCTGCATATCATTGGACAGGGTGATTTCCAGATGAAACAGATAGATGCTCCTATAGACCCTTTCCTTTTAAATCCTAGAGTGGTCAAATCACAGAACTCTGGAGCTGCAATGGAG ATTTGTGCTATGGATGCTGTGGTTGATATGGAGGAAGACCTTAAGGTCCTAATGAAGGCAGACCCTGAAAGACAAGAATCTTTGCAAACAGAGGTTATCCCAGATCCAATGGAGGGGGAGCAAACCTGGCCCACAGAGGAGGAACTGAATGAGGCAAATG ACTGCTTGAAGGAAAGTTCCAAGGTGGTAAAGAAGGTTCCCAAAGGGACATCCAGTTACCAAGCTGAATGGATTTTGGATGAGGATGGTGAAAGTGGTGGGGAAGATGAATATGATGATACAGAACATGAGGATTTTATTGAAGAGGAATCTCAG GATGAGAGCagtgaaaaggaagaggaggaagaatgtGAAACTATGACTATAGGAGAGTCTGTGCATGATGATCTGTATGATGAGAATGTGGATGAAGAGGCTGAAGAAAAAATGTTGGAGAAATATAAACAAGAAAGACTGCAAGAGATGTTTCCAGATGAAGTAGATACCCCCCGTGACGTGGCTGCAAGAATTCG ATTTCAGAAATACAGAGGCCTCAAGAGCTTCCGGACATCTCCATGGGATCCTAAGGAAAACCTTCCTCAAGATTATGCTCGGATCTTTCAGTTTCAGAACTTTACTAGTACTAGGAAacgcatttttaaagaaattgaagaaaaagaggTCGAAGGAGCTGAG GTTGGCTGGTATGTCACGCTTCATGTCTCTGAAGTCCCTATCTCAGTGATTGAATACTTTAAGCGAGGGGCACCCttgattgtattttctttactacCTCATGAACAGAAG ATGTCAGTACTGAATATGGTGGTGAGCCGGCACCCTGGCAACACTGAGCCTGTGAAAGCTAAGGAGGAGCTGATCTTCCACTGTGGGTTCAGGCGCTTCCGAGCCTCACCTTTGTTCTCTCAGCACACTGCAG CGGATAAACATAAATTTCAGAGATTCCTGACTGCTGATGTGGCCTTGGTAGCGACAGTATATGGCCCAATCACGTTTCCTCCTGCATCTGTACTGCTTTTTAAACAGAATAGCAATG GAATGCACAGCCTCATTGCCACAGGCCATCTGTTGTCAGTGGATCCAGACAGAATGGTCATCAAGAGAGTTGTTTTGAGTGGTCATCCTTTCAAAATTTTTACTAAGATGGCAGTAGTGCGCTACATGTTCTTCAACAGAG AGGATGTGTTGTGGTTTAAACCAGTGGAACTGAGAACAAAGTGGGGCCGCAGGGGACACATCAAGGAGCCTTTAG gTACTCATGGCCACATGAAGTGCAGTTTTGATGGGAAGCTAAAATCTCAGGACACAGTACTGATGAACCTCTATAAACGAGTTTTCCCCAAATGGACTTATGATCCATATGTACCAGAACCAGTACCATGGATGAAAAGTGAGATCTCTTCAACAGTGCCTGAGGTGGATATGGAGTAA
- the SRR gene encoding serine racemase, giving the protein MCAQYCISFADVEKARVNIQDFIHLTPVLTSFILNQVTGRNLFFKCELFQKTGSFKIRGALNAIKGLIPATSEEKPKAVVTHSSGNHGQALAYAAKLEGIPAYIVVPQTAPNCKKLAIQAYGASIVYSEHSDESRENVTRRILEETEGIMVHPNQEPAVIAGQGTIAMEVLNQIPLIDALVVPVGGGGMVAGIAITVKALRPSVKVYAAEPLNADDCYQSKLKGELTPNPYPPETIADGVKSSIGLNTWPIIRDLVDDVFTVTEDEIKYATQLVWERMKLLIEPTAGVGVAAVLSQHFQTVSPEVKNICIVLSGGNVDLTSLTWVKQAERPAPYQSVSV; this is encoded by the exons ATGTGTGCTCAGTACTGCATCTCCTTTGCTGATGTTGAGAAAGCTCGTGTCAACATTCAAGATTTTATCCACCTCACACCAGTGCTAACAAGCTTCATTTTGAATCAAGTAACAGGGCGCAATCTTTTCTTCAAATGTGAACTCTTCCAGAAAACTGGATCTTTTAAG ATTCGTGGTGCCCTTAATGCAATCAAAGGCTTGATTCCTGCCACCTCAGAAGAGAAGCCCAAAGCTGTGGTTACTCACAGCAGTGGAAACCATGGCCAGGCTCTTGCTTATGCTGCCAAATTGGAAG GGATTCCTGCTTACATTGTGGTGCCCCAAACAGCTCCCAACTGTAAAAAATTGGCAATACAAGCCTACGGAGCCTCCATAGTATACAGTGAACACAGTGATGAG TCCAGAGAAAATGTTACAAGAAGAATTttggaagaaacagaaggcaTCATGGTACATCCCAACCAGGAGCCTGCAGTGATAGCTGGGCAAGGGACGATTGCCATGGAAGTGCTAAACCAG ATACCCTTGATAGATGCACTGGTGGTTCctgtaggaggaggaggaatggtTGCTGGAATAGCAATTACAGTTAAG GCTCTGAGACCTAGTGTGAAGGTATATGCTGCTGAACCCTTGAATGCAGATGACTGCTACCAGTCCAAGCTGAAAGGGGAACTGACCCCCAATCCCTATCCTCCAGAAACCATAGCAGATGGTGTCAAGTCCAGCATTGGCTTAAACACCTGGCCTATTATAAGGGACCTCGTGGATGATGTCTTCACGGTCACAGAGGATGAAATTAAG TATGCAACCCAGCTGGTGTGGGAGAGGATGAAACTGCTTATTGAACCTACAGCTGGTGTTGGAGTGGCCGCTGTGCTGTCTCAGCATTTTCAAACAGTTTCCCCAGAAGTGAAGAACATTTGTATTGTACTCAGTGGCGGAAATGTAGACTTAACCTCCCTAACTTGGGTGAAGCAGGCTGAAAGGCCAGCTCCTTATCAATCTGTTTCTGTTTAG